The proteins below are encoded in one region of Corynebacterium felinum:
- a CDS encoding DUF5979 domain-containing protein translates to MKSAHAQISPGGRLRSNPAAKAVVSLLATLGLLLSMTPAIASAQDSGHDRSELYITGGKLTRLKDKSADLVQDERIVFSFNWDASAYARTDRAPKIGDYIKIDIPAWANFAEGTAPMNDAEGNAVAECVQKKTEVKCTFVTDLSRKDEPKGSYESALYLQKTQRIEKSSIQFGPLSSVVELSSIVSQDAIDKGVIGLGSESTPPNLSPLDGVQKKEGVYHGLLTYSEGKAIIGWHIYANGTGGDVTITDTFAKPLQPAQYLRAVPEFKNSVEIRYRDKKLEEPHGGGSWDLTSQKPHETSFLPHDQFDVEWSETPTGQQKATVVLKNTTDSRVYRVRIMTELDPSVHQEGDLLRNEAFIENSRVETEVKAYNVITAVAQYKDNTGAIRIFKHVEGIPADKKPQDYSATIEAKILRPGEQQPEVRTLSVREGAQAQLAGFLGDLPTGTQVTLTESASPVIEGFAHNNVVVGQGKYGNLEAQDNVRISLDRASAVVTIQNKQTTEVALTNSYVEARGKFTVTKQVRGLTANIPASFKVQYRCFTKETQPQLVTEGTIEVANGETKQSPELPLGIECHLDEIDKQSVSVDGYELNENFSHIVVEPSLTPETSDKARTILTNHYTKTTGGFSIIKKVEGDSKDRAPASFTFQYRCGDNNWTDITVEPNTPTQVNDVPKGQCVIKEAAQQPLEGVSMSTVLQAGDQQAEGTNELTFTVGDDTAAQVVVTATNTYTRDKGAFKITKVVDGDAANKAQGPFTFQYRCDGAPEWTDVTVAAGQTQEIAQIPTGQCEIKELAPAAIAGVSHSSVVSVADSHARNGEVLRFDVRKDADPVVTVQATNTYTQDRGELHIKKVVAGDAKNLAPASFSFSVRCGEQEWDNIEVKGGAFAAITNVPVGECVIKEKDAAVAGTTLATGFSVNAHPVTTDGDGSIRVPVTKGATVLVEATNTYTRETGSIELRKNVIVDGKAAPSATPFSIIARCEGMNIDPITVPGDGSTVRIDAVPTGTTCSFTEADAQRPGYAHGVTFQPASVTVNTAGETVRVEITNTYVRDTGGFSITKQVEGNAAALAPKRFHFRYTCADGVTGTVEVESGKPAMLSNIPTGECTITEEAAQVEHTTLKTHMSVGGGQPVENNTVTFSVTKDQQPAVAVVATNTYTAEEYPFMLRKTLSADTDVDVLTQRAAGRAFIFDYTCTPAYEGAKATTGQISISGDGKAVASPHTYPVGTTCTLTERADSATIPGFVHQPTQPMTVNVRAGEQPATVEFTNHYTRDGGGFNLAKKVEGWPWFATNTFTFNYRCEHSASSTVKEGTVEVVGNNTPVDVDAQIPFGSTCVITEDTQKAQRLGFVLQEVPEIRFILDENNKDHTFTATNTYIPWIPLLIPLIPLVVAPFIPQPAPHQESAVLAATPDMHKEQEKQGQTHSPQSAPAQLARTGVDKHLLAWVVFGALLSTIGVFMLRRREN, encoded by the coding sequence GTGAAATCCGCGCATGCACAGATTTCGCCAGGTGGAAGGTTAAGGAGTAATCCTGCGGCAAAGGCAGTGGTGTCTTTGCTTGCAACCCTTGGTCTTCTCCTGTCGATGACACCTGCTATCGCCTCGGCCCAAGACAGTGGGCACGATCGAAGCGAGTTATATATCACGGGCGGCAAGCTGACCCGCTTAAAAGATAAAAGCGCTGATCTAGTCCAAGACGAGCGCATTGTCTTTTCTTTCAACTGGGATGCTAGTGCGTATGCACGTACTGATCGGGCTCCCAAAATCGGTGACTACATCAAGATTGACATCCCAGCGTGGGCTAATTTCGCTGAGGGTACAGCACCGATGAATGATGCCGAAGGCAATGCTGTAGCAGAATGTGTGCAGAAGAAGACTGAGGTCAAGTGTACTTTTGTCACGGATCTTTCACGCAAGGATGAACCTAAAGGCAGCTACGAATCTGCTTTGTATCTGCAAAAAACTCAGCGGATCGAAAAATCCTCCATTCAGTTCGGCCCACTCAGTAGCGTGGTCGAATTGTCTTCGATTGTTAGCCAAGATGCCATTGATAAGGGCGTTATTGGTCTCGGGAGTGAATCCACCCCGCCGAATCTTTCCCCACTCGATGGGGTTCAGAAAAAAGAGGGCGTGTACCACGGTTTGCTCACCTACTCGGAGGGCAAAGCCATCATCGGTTGGCACATTTATGCCAACGGTACTGGTGGTGATGTGACAATCACAGACACCTTTGCCAAGCCTTTGCAGCCAGCACAATATTTGCGCGCGGTACCGGAATTCAAAAATTCGGTCGAGATCCGTTACCGTGACAAAAAATTAGAAGAACCACACGGCGGTGGCAGTTGGGACTTAACCAGCCAGAAACCTCACGAGACGTCTTTTCTTCCGCACGATCAGTTCGATGTTGAATGGTCGGAAACGCCAACGGGGCAGCAAAAAGCAACTGTGGTGCTGAAAAACACCACCGATAGTCGTGTGTACCGTGTGCGTATCATGACGGAATTAGATCCCAGTGTTCACCAAGAAGGTGACCTACTGCGCAACGAGGCTTTCATCGAAAATAGCCGAGTGGAAACCGAAGTCAAAGCCTACAACGTGATCACTGCTGTGGCGCAGTATAAAGACAACACTGGTGCCATCAGGATTTTCAAGCATGTTGAGGGAATCCCGGCTGACAAGAAGCCACAAGATTATAGCGCCACTATCGAAGCAAAGATTCTGCGTCCAGGCGAACAACAGCCAGAGGTTCGTACTCTTTCTGTGCGTGAAGGTGCACAGGCGCAACTGGCAGGTTTCCTGGGTGACCTCCCCACAGGTACCCAAGTAACTCTTACAGAATCTGCCTCACCAGTAATCGAAGGCTTTGCGCACAACAATGTTGTGGTGGGTCAAGGTAAGTATGGCAACCTTGAGGCGCAAGATAATGTGAGAATTTCACTTGATCGCGCTTCAGCTGTGGTGACGATTCAAAATAAGCAGACCACCGAAGTTGCCCTCACCAACTCTTATGTAGAAGCGCGAGGCAAGTTCACCGTGACCAAGCAGGTTCGTGGCCTTACTGCGAACATTCCGGCGAGCTTTAAGGTGCAGTACCGCTGTTTCACCAAAGAGACGCAGCCACAGTTGGTCACTGAAGGGACTATCGAGGTAGCGAATGGGGAAACAAAGCAATCCCCAGAACTTCCGCTGGGTATTGAATGTCACCTGGACGAGATTGATAAGCAATCCGTGAGCGTCGACGGTTATGAGCTGAACGAAAATTTCAGTCACATTGTTGTGGAGCCGTCGCTTACACCCGAAACTTCAGATAAGGCGCGCACAATCTTGACCAACCACTACACCAAGACCACTGGTGGGTTCAGCATTATCAAGAAGGTGGAAGGCGATAGCAAAGACCGTGCGCCAGCGTCTTTTACGTTCCAATACCGGTGCGGGGATAACAACTGGACAGATATCACTGTTGAGCCGAATACACCTACCCAGGTCAACGATGTGCCTAAGGGGCAGTGTGTGATCAAAGAAGCGGCGCAACAACCGCTTGAGGGTGTGAGCATGAGCACCGTGCTGCAGGCAGGTGATCAGCAGGCCGAAGGCACCAATGAGCTGACCTTTACCGTTGGTGATGACACCGCAGCACAGGTCGTTGTCACCGCCACCAACACCTATACCCGCGATAAGGGTGCGTTTAAGATCACCAAGGTGGTCGATGGCGATGCCGCGAACAAAGCCCAGGGTCCTTTCACTTTCCAGTACCGCTGCGATGGGGCACCAGAGTGGACAGATGTGACTGTTGCGGCAGGGCAGACTCAAGAAATCGCACAGATCCCCACGGGGCAGTGTGAAATTAAAGAACTTGCCCCCGCAGCGATTGCTGGTGTGAGCCATTCTTCTGTTGTATCGGTGGCAGATTCCCACGCCCGCAATGGCGAAGTGTTGCGCTTTGATGTGCGCAAAGATGCGGACCCTGTTGTGACTGTTCAGGCAACAAATACCTACACCCAGGATCGTGGCGAGCTGCATATCAAGAAGGTTGTTGCTGGTGATGCGAAGAATCTCGCCCCGGCGTCGTTTAGCTTTAGCGTGCGCTGCGGTGAGCAGGAATGGGACAACATTGAGGTCAAAGGCGGCGCATTTGCGGCAATCACCAACGTCCCGGTCGGGGAGTGCGTGATCAAGGAAAAGGATGCCGCAGTTGCAGGCACAACCCTTGCCACTGGTTTTAGTGTGAACGCGCATCCGGTCACCACCGATGGCGACGGGTCGATTCGCGTGCCGGTGACAAAGGGTGCGACCGTGCTGGTGGAGGCAACAAACACCTACACCCGCGAGACAGGCAGTATTGAGCTGCGCAAAAATGTCATCGTTGACGGCAAGGCTGCACCTTCGGCCACGCCGTTTAGCATCATCGCGCGCTGCGAGGGGATGAATATTGATCCGATCACTGTTCCCGGTGACGGCAGCACTGTGCGTATCGACGCCGTGCCCACCGGCACCACGTGTAGTTTCACGGAAGCTGATGCGCAGCGTCCAGGCTACGCCCACGGCGTGACCTTCCAGCCAGCCAGTGTCACCGTGAACACTGCCGGTGAAACAGTGCGGGTGGAAATCACCAACACCTATGTGCGCGACACAGGTGGGTTCAGCATCACTAAGCAAGTAGAAGGCAACGCGGCAGCACTTGCCCCGAAGCGCTTTCACTTCCGCTACACCTGCGCCGATGGTGTCACAGGCACCGTGGAAGTAGAGTCTGGAAAACCAGCCATGCTCAGTAACATCCCCACCGGCGAATGCACGATCACTGAAGAAGCAGCGCAGGTTGAACACACCACACTGAAAACCCACATGAGCGTGGGCGGCGGGCAGCCAGTGGAAAACAATACCGTCACCTTTAGTGTGACAAAGGATCAACAACCAGCAGTAGCGGTCGTTGCAACCAACACCTACACCGCCGAAGAATATCCCTTCATGCTGCGTAAAACCTTAAGCGCAGATACTGACGTTGATGTGCTCACACAACGTGCAGCAGGGCGTGCATTCATCTTCGACTACACCTGCACCCCAGCCTACGAAGGGGCGAAAGCAACCACGGGTCAAATCAGTATTTCAGGCGATGGCAAGGCAGTAGCCTCACCACACACCTACCCAGTGGGAACCACCTGCACCCTGACTGAGCGTGCTGATTCGGCGACAATCCCAGGGTTTGTTCACCAACCCACCCAACCTATGACCGTTAACGTGCGTGCCGGTGAGCAACCCGCGACAGTGGAGTTCACCAACCACTACACCCGCGACGGTGGGGGATTTAACCTCGCCAAGAAAGTAGAAGGCTGGCCGTGGTTTGCCACCAACACCTTCACTTTCAACTACCGTTGCGAGCACAGTGCAAGCAGCACCGTGAAGGAAGGCACAGTAGAGGTAGTAGGTAACAACACCCCTGTAGACGTTGATGCGCAGATCCCCTTCGGTTCCACCTGCGTGATCACCGAAGACACACAGAAGGCACAGCGACTTGGCTTCGTGCTCCAAGAAGTACCTGAAATCCGCTTTATCCTTGATGAGAACAACAAGGACCACACCTTCACAGCAACAAACACCTACATTCCATGGATTCCGCTGCTGATTCCACTCATCCCACTGGTTGTAGCACCATTCATCCCACAACCTGCGCCACACCAAGAAAGCGCAGTACTGGCAGCAACCCCGGACATGCACAAAGAACAGGAGAAGCAAGGACAAACCCACAGCCCACAGAGTGCACCGGCGCAACTAGCACGCACCGGCGTCGATAAGCATCTTCTTGCATGGGTAGTCTTCGGCGCACTGCTGAGCACAATCGGCGTGTTCATGCTCCGCCGCCGCGAAAACTAA
- the acpS gene encoding holo-ACP synthase AcpS, protein MSTHPGIDLVHIPSFAELLNTPGSRFDQVFSAREHRIATTKPRRDEHLAGRWAAKEAFIKAWSQSRYGQPPSITQEQLNWREIEIIPDAYNRPIIHLSGTIADITGIDTIPVSISHDGDYATAICIFNT, encoded by the coding sequence ATGAGCACCCACCCCGGAATCGACCTCGTCCACATCCCCAGCTTCGCCGAACTCCTCAACACCCCAGGATCACGCTTCGACCAAGTCTTCTCCGCCCGCGAACACCGCATCGCCACCACCAAGCCCCGCCGCGACGAACACCTCGCCGGACGCTGGGCCGCCAAAGAAGCCTTCATCAAAGCCTGGAGCCAATCCCGCTACGGACAACCCCCAAGCATCACCCAAGAACAGCTCAACTGGCGCGAAATCGAAATCATCCCCGACGCCTACAACCGCCCCATCATCCACCTAAGCGGCACAATCGCCGACATCACCGGGATAGACACCATCCCCGTCTCCATCAGCCACGACGGCGACTACGCCACCGCCATCTGCATCTTCAACACCTAA